The stretch of DNA GACTTGCGAGCCCCTGTCTCAAGGGCATTCGCTCTTCATTTGCTGACTCGATCTGACCCAGCGAAGTCCTGTCCAAAGCATGGTGAAGAACACCAGCAGCGCGCACCAGGTCGGCCCACCTTCACGGCGCCATTGCTCACGCCACTCCGCCATCGACTCTGGTGATCCTGGCGGCAAGGTAAAACCAATCATCATGACGATCAGGCTAATCAAAAGTGGCAAACGCCAAACACCCTGACGGCGAACGACTAACAGCTGTACTGTGAGCATGATGACCGGAAGCAAAAAGACCAGGTGCCGCATCTTGGTTTGCGGCGCAAACGCCACCATTGCGACCAACAGACCAAGCCACTCCAATGCAATTAATGGCTGCTGCGATTCATCCGTTCGACCATGGAGGCCAGTACGACCACAGAAAAGTGATTGGCCATTGATACGATAGAGAAGCCAAGCAAACAAGAAACAGATCAGCGCGGCCAGACCAATCATGCCAATGACGACCGCACCATGATCACTCCACCGGGCAAATGTACTCGCTAGTGACAAGCTGTCGCCCCAGTCCATTGGTCGAATGACCGGCAGCGGACCTTCTCCCGCTGGTAAGCCAAGCATGGACGCCATGCCCGCAAAGGCTCGCCGAAGATAATCAAGGTTGCCATACCAACCGAATACCAAGACTCCAGAAAGGACGCCGGCCAGCGCTCCTGCAATAAATCCAATCGCTGCCGACCACCAACCACGCACCACAAAGAAGGGCAGAAAAATAATGGTCTGATATTTGATGTTCGCGGCAAGGCCCAGTGCAATGCCAGCCAGCACTGGGTAGCGATTGATCCAAATCAGCCCAAGGATAATGGCCAACAAGACAATAAAGTCGATCTGGCCTTGATCAAGTTCTGCTTTGATGCGCGGAAAAAACAACAACACGCTGATAAAGAGAACCACCGGCAAAGTAGCCACATCGATCCGAGCTTTAAACCTTTTTAGAAAATTCCTGCCGCCAAACACAAGGCAAGCGGCAAGCAAAAGCACGCTGATGACCGTCCATACTACCGCCGCTGATTCAAGAGACAGCAGCGTCAGTGGAGTGAAGACAATAGCAAGTAGAGGCGGGTATATATAAGTGAGATATGGATCATCACTGTAAGCTGCAAACAGATCATCACCGTTGCGCACGGCCAGCGCCGCATCGTAGAACACGCGGATATCCATATCTGCAATTTCTGTAAATGCGGCGGCATGTATCCAGCCCAGCACAATCAACACGAGGCTCATGCCCAGCCAGCACACAAGTGCCAAAACAAGCGTCGGATGAATGCCACTCAAAGAAGATGATTGCGATGTCATTTGTTTGATACGGTTATTCCGTGCTGGCCGTCATACGATCTGATCAAATCTCTTTTTGTCTGATAAACCCAGGCTCTGTTCGCACTGTCGGCCCCTTTGGCATGCCTAGCTATATAGAAGGTAGGCCGCAAATGTACCGAGCCAGTGTGATCCACTGTAGTGACCCGATTGAAGCCCTTCCATACCGGCTGCTTGATGTGACTCAGCAGATGCCTGAAGCTGAGATACTCGTGAATCTTTATTCTCGATTTTCGCTGCGATGGCCGCGAGCATCCAGGCTCGACTGAGGTTAAGCCCATCAAGATGGCAGAGTCTTCCATCACTTCGATCACTTGGCAGGGCCGGCTCAAAAACAAAGTCCCGACCAAGCCCGGGCATGGTTCGATCAAGCCAGTCGCCAAACGCATCTTTCTTAAGAATGCGAGTCATGAGCCATGCGGCGCTCAGTGATGGGGATAAAAAGTCTTCGCCCCCTGGTTCTAAATGGAGCGCATAGTCACGGTCATCTGCAAAGTAGACCATCGCTCGATCCTTAATGAGGTTCACCATCGCCTTACAATCGACCAGTGTTGCCCAATCAAATGCCAACGTCATTGCAAAGGCAGTCTGATTGTGCGTACCAGACCGCACGGGATAGGTAAGCTTCGGAAGCCACGAAGATAAATGATCGACGGTGACTTCTACCAGCGGCTGCAGGCTCGAACGCCACTGGGCTGCTTGTTTATCTTGATGTAAAGATAGTTCAGCATCAAGCATCAGCAGCCACGCCAAACCATAGGGACGCTCAAAGCCAGGGCGACTGGAAACATATTCAGATTCGGTTTTCAGGTTTTCTTTGGTCAGACTCTGCGACAACGCTGCTCGACAGGCGGCCCCGAAATCACTGTTGCCTTCATGTCGTACCGCAAGTGCCAAGAGCCAATGACCATGCACTGCGGAGTGCCAATCAAAACAACCATAGAACGCAGGCGTCAGAGACTGTGGTGATGCGATGGCTCCAGGCGATTGCATCACATGGGTCAGATGGTATGGATATGGTCGATGCACACTATCCAGTGCCAGCTGAGCCAACCGTTGTATTTTCTGATCACTCATAAATAGACCGTGTGCACCAGAACACGTTGATTAGCGACTTGTCTCACAGCACTGGGCTGCGCAAGCGTCCACAATTTTATTGAACGTTGGGCTTGGCCGCATTGCCTGATTCGCCTGATCTGGATCTGGCATGTAGTAACCACCGATATTCATTGCTTGGCCTTGCACGCCATTGAGCTCATCGACAATCACACTTTCACTGGCTGCTAACTGCTCGGCGATTTCCACGAATTGAGCTGCTAATTCAGCATCTGCTGTTTGCGATGCCAGCGCCTGAGCCCAGTACATCGCGACATAAAAGTGGCTACCACGATTATCAAGCTCACCACACTTTCGTGATGGAGACTTATTTTCGATGAGATACTGAGCAGTTGCCTCATCAAGCGTTTCCGCAAGCACTTTCGCATGGGCATCGTTGTACTGTTCGCCAAGGTGGGCTAGCGAAGCAGCCAGTGCGAGAAACTCGCCCAACGAATCCCAGCGCAGGTGATTCTCTTTTTCAAACTGCTGCACATGTTTTGGCGCCGAACCACCAGCACCGGTTTCAAAGAGTCCCCCACCGTTCATCAGTGGAACAATGGAGAGCATCTTAGCGCTGGTGCCAACTTCAAGAATTGGAAACAGATCAGTCAAATAATCACGCAGCACGTTTCCAGTAACTGAAATCGTATCTTCCCCTGCCTTGAGTCTCTCTAGAGAGAATGTTGCTGCATCAACTGGGGCCATGATGTGGAATTCGAGTCCCTTAGTATCGTGGTCTCGGAGATAGATCTCGATCTTCTTAATGAGGTTTTCATCATGGGGCCGAGCACTATTAAGCCAGAACACCGCTGGAGCGCCAGTCGCACGTGCGCGAGAGACGGCGAGTTTGACCCAATCACTGACTGCGGCATCTTTCACCTGACACATACGCCAAATGTCACCCGTTTGAACTTCATGATGCATGAGCGTGTCGCCTGCTGCATCAACCACCCGCACTGTTCCAGGTGATTCAATTTCGAATGTCTTGTCGTGTGAACCATACTCTTCTGCCTTTTGTGCCATCAGACCAACGTTGGAAACACTTCCCATGGTCGTCGGATCAAAGGCACCGTGCTTTTGGCAAAACGCGATGGTTGCTTGATAAACCCCCGCATAACTGCTGTCAGGAATGACCGCGAGTGTGTCTTGTAGTTCACCAGCAGGATTCCACATCTGACCTGAGGCGCGGATCATTGCTGGCATTGAAGCATCAATAATGACATCACTTGGTACATGCAGGTTGGTAATTCCGCGATCAGAGTCAACCATCGCTAAATCGGGGCAGCTTTCATAGATCTTCTTAATGTCATTTTCAATGGCTTGCTTTTGATCTGCAGGCAAGCTTTCAATCTTGCTCATCAGATCGCCGAAGCCGTTGTTGACGTCGACACCAAGCTTATTGAAGGTCTGACCATATTCTTCAAAGAGTGCTTTGAAATACACACGCACAGCATGTCCAAAGATGATGGGATCTGAGATCTTCATCATCGTCGCCTTCATGTGCAGCGAAAAGAGCAAGCCTTGCGATCGAGCATCAGCAACTTGTTTCTCTAGAAAGTGAATCAGAGCCGCTTTGCTCATGAAAGTTGCGTCAATGATCTCGCCAGCAAGTAGCTCAATATCTTCTTTCAGAACAGTCACGGTGCCATCACTGGACACATGTTCAATGCGAACCTTGGTGGCCTCTCGAACCTCTACTGATTTTTCATTTGAAAAGAAGTCGCCTTCTGACATCGTGACCACATGGGTCTTGCTTTGGGGTGACCACGCGCCCATGGAGTGTGGGTTCTGACGGGCATATTCTTTGACGGCCTTGGGGGCACGTCGGTCAGAATTGCCTTGACGCAAGACAGGGTTGACGGCGCTGCCCTTGACCATGTCATAGCGTTCTTTGATCTGCCGCTCTTCATCATTGGATGGCTCTTCTGGATAATCAGGCAGGTCGTATCCCCGTGCTTGCAGCTCGGCAATCGCTGCTTGAAGCTGTGGCACTGATGCGCTGATATTGGGCAGCTTGATGATGTTTGCATCGGGAGATTCAGCAAGCTCACCAAGCTCAGTGAGCGCATCAGGTATTTGCTGGTCCTTGGTGAGCCGATCAGGAAAATGCGCCACGATTCGGCCGGACAAAGAGATATCCCGCGTTTCAATCTCGATGTTGGTATGCCCGGCAAAAGCGCGAACAATCGGCAAAAAAGAATACGTTGCGAGGGCTGGGGCCTCATCGGTGTGGGTATAAATGATGGTTGGTGATGCTGACATGCTGGTGCTTATTCTCGCTAAAAATGAAAGGTCAGAAAATGGGCTCATTGGGAATCCCAGAGCCACGTATTCTAACCGATCTGAAGGCCGCTGATGCTCAACACCATGTCAACCATTCGAGCCTGCTAGGCACTGCCAAATAGCGCGACGGCAGCGCTACTGCGACGGAAACAGGCCGTTCTGGAATCAACCAAGAATCTGAGATGGGGCTGGTCGCTGACCTATTGGAAGAGAAGGTAGCTGTCTGGATTATCTGGCAAGAACCAGTGCCAACCAGAAATCGCCAGTGCGTTAAAGGCGTTGGCAAGAATCACGATGCCGAAAATCCAAATGGTGACATGCGAGAACCAGCGCATCTTGCGATTGTTTTCGGCCACCAACTTGTCACCAACTAACAGGGTGATACCACTGATAATGATGATCACTAAGAAGATCACGACAGACCATGTATAGAGGTGCCAACCAAAGACTGGTGTGCCATATCCTTTGTCACCAGGCGCGATGTGCAGCAAGTCTTGACGAGCCGCTTGGGAAAGACCGCCAACCGCAGCCAAAATGGCCATGCCAAAACCAGCGGCCAAGACTGACATGCCAATGTGGTGATGACGACGCCCACTGAGAATAATGTAGGCTGGTCCCATCGCTGCCAGAATCATCGACATGCGCTGCAAGAGACACAGCGGACATGGAAACTCTTTCCCAGAAATTTGGACAACAAAGGCACCAACCAGCACCGCGCAGATGCCAAGGATGTATAAGTGAAGCAAGACATATTCAATCTTTGACCACATAAATATTGCTCACAGACTGATGGGGAGAGGGTCGGTAACGTGATGCCAGAACAGAAGTGAGATAATGACTAAGCAACTGATAAAGAGAGAAACCACTAACCAGCGTTTCTGGATACGGGCGCTGACCAGCGTGGCAAACAGCAGAAGAAATATCAGTGCAGCAACCATTTCATCGCTCCAAAGGTTATGAGAGGTCTTCAGGCCTCATCATGATGCCGTCTTATCAGGCCACAAGAACGACTCACGCCTGTCTGAGAATCTTCATCGGCCCAGAGGGGTCGGCAAGCAGCAACAATTTTCTGTTTGCCTCCTTTTTGTCCCCTTTCATACATAGACCACCAATAGGATGTGGAACCATGAGATCAAGCATTGCCATCTTGACGACCACCACATCGCTTCTTGCGATGAGTTGCATCTTGAGCATCTCAGCCCTTGCTGATGCGAAACAAGACAGTCCTACCCCAGAAACGAAACCTGCGACCCCAGCCTCAAAGCAACCCAACATCATTCTTTTGATCTCTGATGATCAATCGTGGGATGGCCTTTCGGTTCGTATGGATCCGCAGAACCCACGTTCAGCCAGTCCACTGGTGCAAACGCCCAACCTTGAAAAGCTTGCTGCCCAGGGCACTCGTTTTTCAAACGCCTATGCACCGGCGCCGGTGTGTTCACCAACGCGGGCCAGCATTCTCACCGGCAAAAGTCCAGGGCAGTTGCACTGGACGAAGGCTGGTCCCAATGTGCGCGCTACGCAAGGCTACAAACTTAATCCACCGACCAACAAACAACGTGTCGACAGTGCAGAAGCGACGGTGGCCGAAATGCTTAAGCGCGCTGGTTACCGCACCGCTCACTTTGGCAAGTGGCATCTCAATAGCAACGGACCTGGCGCCCACGGCTATGACGTTCATGATGGCATGACTGGCAATGAAGATGCCATCCCCCATAAAGACCCCAACCCCGTTGATATCTTTGGCATGACCGAACGAGCCGAAGCCTTTATTGATCAGAGCGTTGCTGAAAAGAAACCTTTCTTTATACAGATGTCTTACTACGCGCTGCATCACCCTGAGAATGCCAACGCTGCCACCATTGAAAAATACCGGCAACGAAGTCGGCGCGGCAACGAACGCGCTCTTGGCATGGCGGCGCTCGCTGAAGATCTCGACACGGGTGTCGGGCAACTCATTGATTACGTTGACCAAATTGGGTTAGGCGACAACACCTACATCATCTATATGTCTGACAATGGTGGCGCTCGTAGCGCTTTGCGTGGCGGTAAGGGTGGCTTGTGGGAAGGTGGCATTCGCGTACCGTTCATTATGCGCGGCCCTGGTATCGCGGCCAATGCGACGCAAGACACCACGATTGTTGGCTATGACCTGCTACCGACCTTTGTTGAGATGGCCGGGAGCGAAGAAGCAATTCCCCAAGGTGTTGAAGGTGGCAGCTTCCTCCCTCTGGCGACTGGAAAAACAGATCAGGTCACGCGTTCGAAAGACTTTGTCACGTTCCACTTCCCCCACTATCAGGGGTCAGATGGACCACAGTCAGCGCTGATCCAAGGCAACATGAAGCTGGTTGAAAATTATGACAGCGGCAAAGTCTTGCTCTTTGATCTTTCGACCGATCCTGGCGAATCACAGGATCTCTCCCTGGCCCAGCCACAGCGAGCCGCTGAGCTTCAGCGTCTGATGCGGACCCACCTCGACGAGATTCAGGTGGGCTGGCCAACCCAAAACCCGGTTTATGATCCGAATCGTCCTGCTTCCGAGCAACCTGACAAGGTGGAGCGTCCTCGGCGAGAGAACCAAGGTGGTGGGCGTGGGGGTCGCGGTGGACGCGGTGGACGCGGCAATCAGGGCGGCTTCTGAATCACACTATTTTGCAACTACTGCCGGCGTCGATAAATTGGCCATATGGTCACCCCTGAAGAGAAGTCAACAGACACCCCACCGGTCACGCCGAAGAATAAGATTGAAGGCCAGCCAGAAGTCACCCCATCGCTGACAGGCAGCGAACATGCAGCGGTGATCCCCACGGCTTACGACTTCTTTATCGCTGTGACAGCGGTGGTCACAATCTTCCTCACGATCTGGCGACTGCTTCTGACTGATGGCAGTGAGTCTGCTCGGCTGCTCGACATTTTCGATTACTTTTTCTGTCTCATCTTCTTCATCGACTTTCTGCGCAACTTTATTAAAGCGCCGTCCAAGAAGCACTACATGATCACCTGGGGTTGGTTGGATCTCATTTCATCTATTCCTGCCACCCCTACCTTGCGCTTTATCAGGGTCTTGCACATCCTGCGCATTTTGCGTGTGATTCGCTCGATCCGAATTTTGACTGATGTGTTCCAGCGTGATCGCCCCGCGGCGGTGATTGCTCTTGCTTTGATACTCGTCATCGCTGGCATGATGGGCATTTGTGTAGCCGTGCTCGCCGTGGAACGACAGGCCCCAGGTGCCAACATCAAGACTGCTGAAGATGTCGCTTGGTGGGCGGTGGTCACCGCCTCAACGGTTGGCTATGGCGAACACTATCCGATCACACACACGGGTCAGATTCTCGCCGTGGTCCTGATGATCTTTGGCATCGGCATGTTCGCCGCTTTGGC from Phycisphaerales bacterium encodes:
- a CDS encoding glycosyltransferase family 87 protein → MTSQSSSLSGIHPTLVLALVCWLGMSLVLIVLGWIHAAAFTEIADMDIRVFYDAALAVRNGDDLFAAYSDDPYLTYIYPPLLAIVFTPLTLLSLESAAVVWTVISVLLLAACLVFGGRNFLKRFKARIDVATLPVVLFISVLLFFPRIKAELDQGQIDFIVLLAIILGLIWINRYPVLAGIALGLAANIKYQTIIFLPFFVVRGWWSAAIGFIAGALAGVLSGVLVFGWYGNLDYLRRAFAGMASMLGLPAGEGPLPVIRPMDWGDSLSLASTFARWSDHGAVVIGMIGLAALICFLFAWLLYRINGQSLFCGRTGLHGRTDESQQPLIALEWLGLLVAMVAFAPQTKMRHLVFLLPVIMLTVQLLVVRRQGVWRLPLLISLIVMMIGFTLPPGSPESMAEWREQWRREGGPTWCALLVFFTMLWTGLRWVRSSQQMKSECP
- a CDS encoding disulfide bond formation protein B is translated as MWSKIEYVLLHLYILGICAVLVGAFVVQISGKEFPCPLCLLQRMSMILAAMGPAYIILSGRRHHHIGMSVLAAGFGMAILAAVGGLSQAARQDLLHIAPGDKGYGTPVFGWHLYTWSVVIFLVIIIISGITLLVGDKLVAENNRKMRWFSHVTIWIFGIVILANAFNALAISGWHWFLPDNPDSYLLFQ
- a CDS encoding DUF4174 domain-containing protein — its product is MVTPEEKSTDTPPVTPKNKIEGQPEVTPSLTGSEHAAVIPTAYDFFIAVTAVVTIFLTIWRLLLTDGSESARLLDIFDYFFCLIFFIDFLRNFIKAPSKKHYMITWGWLDLISSIPATPTLRFIRVLHILRILRVIRSIRILTDVFQRDRPAAVIALALILVIAGMMGICVAVLAVERQAPGANIKTAEDVAWWAVVTASTVGYGEHYPITHTGQILAVVLMIFGIGMFAALAGSLAGILLQPASRERETTQILKQMRQLHSRMYDIEGHVRTHRRSHYSAAEANKWFEQFQWLQRMLVVNGPRGLVNDQFTELDVQRDGVLERDLLVIDINHKMGAVHMGSLRDIPESTHFSARFDIPADGHFHAVLIGKDGEVKVRREEIIKVKELFKIIDSMPMRQDEINAKK
- a CDS encoding sulfatase; its protein translation is MRSSIAILTTTTSLLAMSCILSISALADAKQDSPTPETKPATPASKQPNIILLISDDQSWDGLSVRMDPQNPRSASPLVQTPNLEKLAAQGTRFSNAYAPAPVCSPTRASILTGKSPGQLHWTKAGPNVRATQGYKLNPPTNKQRVDSAEATVAEMLKRAGYRTAHFGKWHLNSNGPGAHGYDVHDGMTGNEDAIPHKDPNPVDIFGMTERAEAFIDQSVAEKKPFFIQMSYYALHHPENANAATIEKYRQRSRRGNERALGMAALAEDLDTGVGQLIDYVDQIGLGDNTYIIYMSDNGGARSALRGGKGGLWEGGIRVPFIMRGPGIAANATQDTTIVGYDLLPTFVEMAGSEEAIPQGVEGGSFLPLATGKTDQVTRSKDFVTFHFPHYQGSDGPQSALIQGNMKLVENYDSGKVLLFDLSTDPGESQDLSLAQPQRAAELQRLMRTHLDEIQVGWPTQNPVYDPNRPASEQPDKVERPRRENQGGGRGGRGGRGGRGNQGGF
- a CDS encoding NADP-dependent isocitrate dehydrogenase, producing MSASPTIIYTHTDEAPALATYSFLPIVRAFAGHTNIEIETRDISLSGRIVAHFPDRLTKDQQIPDALTELGELAESPDANIIKLPNISASVPQLQAAIAELQARGYDLPDYPEEPSNDEERQIKERYDMVKGSAVNPVLRQGNSDRRAPKAVKEYARQNPHSMGAWSPQSKTHVVTMSEGDFFSNEKSVEVREATKVRIEHVSSDGTVTVLKEDIELLAGEIIDATFMSKAALIHFLEKQVADARSQGLLFSLHMKATMMKISDPIIFGHAVRVYFKALFEEYGQTFNKLGVDVNNGFGDLMSKIESLPADQKQAIENDIKKIYESCPDLAMVDSDRGITNLHVPSDVIIDASMPAMIRASGQMWNPAGELQDTLAVIPDSSYAGVYQATIAFCQKHGAFDPTTMGSVSNVGLMAQKAEEYGSHDKTFEIESPGTVRVVDAAGDTLMHHEVQTGDIWRMCQVKDAAVSDWVKLAVSRARATGAPAVFWLNSARPHDENLIKKIEIYLRDHDTKGLEFHIMAPVDAATFSLERLKAGEDTISVTGNVLRDYLTDLFPILEVGTSAKMLSIVPLMNGGGLFETGAGGSAPKHVQQFEKENHLRWDSLGEFLALAASLAHLGEQYNDAHAKVLAETLDEATAQYLIENKSPSRKCGELDNRGSHFYVAMYWAQALASQTADAELAAQFVEIAEQLAASESVIVDELNGVQGQAMNIGGYYMPDPDQANQAMRPSPTFNKIVDACAAQCCETSR
- a CDS encoding DUF2891 domain-containing protein, which encodes MSDQKIQRLAQLALDSVHRPYPYHLTHVMQSPGAIASPQSLTPAFYGCFDWHSAVHGHWLLALAVRHEGNSDFGAACRAALSQSLTKENLKTESEYVSSRPGFERPYGLAWLLMLDAELSLHQDKQAAQWRSSLQPLVEVTVDHLSSWLPKLTYPVRSGTHNQTAFAMTLAFDWATLVDCKAMVNLIKDRAMVYFADDRDYALHLEPGGEDFLSPSLSAAWLMTRILKKDAFGDWLDRTMPGLGRDFVFEPALPSDRSDGRLCHLDGLNLSRAWMLAAIAAKIENKDSRVSQLQASAESHQAAGMEGLQSGHYSGSHWLGTFAAYLLYS